A DNA window from Fragaria vesca subsp. vesca linkage group LG3, FraVesHawaii_1.0, whole genome shotgun sequence contains the following coding sequences:
- the LOC101305047 gene encoding uncharacterized protein LOC101305047, whose amino-acid sequence MLTPTQAISKRPICPSCSKPVRLCLCSRIHNPGLHNSVSVTILQHSFEKKHPLNSARIARLGLKNVKVVTVFDVHFDARFVIRLLDPDLDPNGSKGASFDGGVGSGFCVESEIVGFDSLEKQRSCGSVIDCNEECSLGNDIGNVRSAQNELGGVEYVENCSVSSGDALLVEQEHEFTSDACTDVKGVFNLETCDRHLEGQSGVDEDSTATTLASLCDADTDFESVEGVTVGNDGPVIMATIGKNGISSLTHTWMPQTHHRNSQFDAISEITEAREALAKGFVVQKLQRQPSKGNVELDETVEFEVEVPPGSVLLFPSEEAVSVSDLEAMDIKVKNLIVLDGTWSKAKRMYVENPWLKLLPHLRLDLDKLSLYNEVRVQPKPGFLSTIESIVYALKAVGDSPEGLDNLLDVFESMVGDQRRCKEERISNVLPPE is encoded by the coding sequence ATGCTGACTCCAACTCAGGCCATCTCGAAAAGACCCATTTGCCCTTCCTGCTCCAAACCCGTCCGGCTCTGCCTCTGCAGTCGGATCCACAATCCGGGGCTCCACAACTCTGTAAGTGTCACCATTCTTCAACACAGCTTTGAGAAGAAGCACCCTCTTAATTCAGCTAGGATTGCTAGACTTGGGCTTAAGAATGTGAAGGTGGTTACTGTGTTTGATGTTCATTTTGATGCCCGGTTCGTTATCCGGTTGCTCGACCCGGATTTGGACCCGAATGGTTCAAAGGGTGCATCTTTTGATGGAGGTGTGGGTTCTGGGTTTTGTGTTGAGTCAGAAATTGTGGGTTTTGATAGTTTAGAGAAACAGAGGAGTTGTGGTAGTGTGATTGATTGTAATGAGGAATGTAGTCTTGGGAATGATATAGGTAATGTGAGGAGTGCTCAAAATGAATTAGGAGGTGTAGAATATGTAGAAAATTGTAGCGTATCGAGCGGTGATGCATTACTTGTAGAGCAAGAACATGAGTTCACTAGTGATGCATGCACTGATGTAAAGGGTGTGTTTAATCTGGAGACTTGTGATAGGCATTTGGAAGGACAATCTGGTGTGGATGAGGATTCAACTGCAACGACATTGGCTTCACTATGTGATGCCGATACGGATTTTGAGTCAGTTGAAGGTGTTACAGTTGGTAATGATGGACCTGTTATAATGGCTACAATTGGCAAGAATGGCATTAGCTCTCTTACTCATACTTGGATGCCACAAACCCATCATAGGAATTCACAGTTTGATGCAATTTCAGAGATTACAGAAGCGCGTGAGGCTCTGGCAAAGGGATTTGTTGTACAAAAGTTGCAAAGGCAGCCATCGAAAGGAAATGTGGAATTGGATGAAACAGTAGAATTTGAAGTAGAAGTTCCTCCGGGATCTGTTCTCTTGTTTCCATCTGAAGAAGCAGTTAGTGTTAGTGACCTTGAAGCGATGGATATTAAGGTCAAGAATTTGATTGTCTTGGATGGAACATGGTCTAAGGCAAAGAGAATGTATGTGGAAAACCCCTGGTTGAAGCTATTGCCACATTTGAGGTTGGATTTGGACAAGCTGAGTTTGTACAATGAAGTGAGAGTCCAACCCAAGCCGGGATTTCTGTCCACTATTGAGAGCATTGTATACGCACTAAAGGCGGTAGGGGACAGTCCGGAAGGCCTGGACAATCTCTTGGATGTTTTCGAGTCCATGGTTGGAGACCAGAGACGATGCAAAGAAGAAAGAATAAGCAATGTCTTGCCGCCTGAGTGA